AAGTAATTCAATGGCCAGTTTGCCTCTTAAGCTCTATCAAAATTATAATGTGGTAAATGCTTATGAAAATGATATTGCAGAGCTTATTGAAAGCCCTAATTCCTTTATGACGCAGTTTAAATTTATAAGGAAGATGGAAACTCTAAAAAATATGACGGGTAATGCTTATGCCTTAATTGAATATGATATGTTTATGACTCCAATAGCATTACACATTTTAAATCCGGATTTAGTTGAACCAGTAATTGAAAAAGATACTAATGAACTTTGGTACAGGGTAATTGATTCAGATGGTTCAATATATATTCATAACAGTAACATAATACACATACATCATATAACTGGAGTTGTAGGCGAAAAAGGCATAAATCCACTTGATATACTTAAAAATACAGTGGATTATGACAGAGAAATTAAAGAATTTAGCTTAAATCAACTTCAGAATGGATTAAAAGCTAATGTCGTTATAAAATTGGCATCCAAATTAAATAAAGATGCTATGGATGATTATACTGAAATGTTAAAAAGATTTCAGAAAAACGGCATATTGTTTCTGGACAATGGTAAAGACTTTAAGGAATTAAGTGGATTCAATTTTATAGATCCTAAGGTTTTTGATGTTGAAAAAATAACTGTTGAGAGGGTAGCAAGAGTATATAATATGCCATTAAGTAAATTAAACAGTGAAAAAAGCAGCTATAATAGTTCTGAACAGGCTGATTTGGAGTATATAAAAGATACAATGTTGCCTAATACACGAATGTGGGAACAGGAAACAAATAGAAAATTGCTTACACATCAACAAAGGAAAAATGGATTTTCCCTTAAATTCAATCTGAATGGTTTGGCCAGAGCAGATATGAATACAAGGGGAAATTTTTATTTTAAAGGGATAAGGAGCGCGTGGTTTACACCCAATGAAGTAAGATCATTGGAAGATATGCCACCAAAGCCAGGAGGGGATAAATTGTATGTATCAAAAGACTTAATTTCTTTAGATTTGTTAAATGCACCACAAGTAGATGTAGATGGAGGTGAAAATAATGTCCAAAATACTGGAGTTTAAGAGTAAAGATAAATTTGGTAAAGAAAAAGTTAATGGAAAAATGGAAATTAAAAATCAAACTGATACTGCTGCAGATTTATATTTTTATGGTGACATAGTTTCTACTACATATGATCCTGATGATTGGTGGAGTAGTGGAAGTCCAGAAGATAAAGCTCCACAGGATGTTGCTGATTTTCTTAATGAAATTGATGGCATGACAGATGTAAATATTCATGTAAATAGTGGCGGAGGTGATGTTTTTGCAGGTGTAGCAATATATAACATATTAAAAAATAATAGTGCAAATAAGACAACTTATGTTGAAGGCCTAGCAGCAAGTGCAGCAAGCATAATAGCATTAGCAGGAGATAAAATAGTAATTCCATCAAGTGCACAACTTATGATACACAATCCTTGGACACATGCAGGAGGAAATGCCAATGATCTCAGAAATGTAGCGGATATGCTTGATCAGATAAGTAAATCACTTGTAAATATTTATATGGAAAATGCTAAAGATGGCATAAAAGCTGATGATATAAAACAAATGATGGATGATGAAAAATGGTTTACAGGTGATGAGGCTGCAGAAGTATTTAATATTGAGGTTGATACAACTGAACCAGTTGCAGCAAGTATAAAAAGTGAATTTTTTAGTAAATACAAAAATACGCCTAAAAATTTACTTAATATTACACCTAAAAATAATACAAAACATCCTGTTGTTAAGGATGCAGAAATTGAAAGCCTAATAGAAAGAGTTAATAATACATTAAAATATTCAAATTTAGAGGAGGAATAATATATGAAAATGAATAGATATCAGCTTGAACAAACACTTGATGGTGTAGGTCAGGATTTAAAAGCAAGTAATGAAAAACTAGTAAAGATGTATGCTGATTCAAAAACTACTATAGACGCTAGAAATGAACAGAAAAATAATGTAAAAGACTTGGAAGAAAGATTTAATGGATTAAAAGCTCAAATTGATGATTTAGATAAACAGGCAAAAGAAAAACTTAAAACTAAAAACAACTTAGATGGTGATGACGATCCAAAAGCTAAAATTATTAAAGCAAAAGCATCATTAGTAAGAGCTGTAATGGCACATAAACCAGTATCAGATGATGTAAAGAATGCACTTGGAGGGGTTAGAGCTTCTTTGGGTGATGGTACATCTCTTGGAGATGGAGGAAAATTACTCCCAACTACTATGACTACTGAATTATTGACTGAACCTATGGCAAAGAATCCATTGAGAGGTATTTCAACATTTACTAATATAACCAACCTTGAAGTACCTAAAATAATTTTTACTCTAAGTGATGATGATTTTGTTCAAGATGGTGCTACAGCAAAAGAATTAGAAGCAAGTGCAGATACAATTGTATTCGCAAGAAATAAGTTCAAAGTATTCTGTGATATAAGTGAAACTATACTTAATGGTACCGCAACTAACTTAGTAGAAACCGTAAATAATGCATTAGAAAGTGGACTTGCTAAGAAAGAAAAGAAAGTAGCATTTGAAGCTGCAGCTCCTACTGATATGAGTTTTTATAAGAAAGATGCTGGTAGCAAATATTTAATAAAAGAAGTTCAAAAAGATACTTTATTTAAAGCAGTTAAAGCTGCATTAGCTGATTTGGAAGATGATTATTCTGATAATGCAAAGATAGTTATGCGAAAATCAGACTATTTTGATATGATTGATACTTTAGCTAATAACAATTCTACTTTATATACAGCACAGCCAGAGCAGATTTTGGGAGCACCAGTTATATTTTGTGATTTAGCAACAATACCAGTTGTAGGCGATTTTGGATATTCTCATTTTAACTATGACTTAAATATGCTTTATGACCAGGATAAAAATGTTAAAACAGGCATGGAAAGTTTTGTATTGACAGCATGGATTGACCACAAAATAAAAATGTATTCTGCATTTAGACTTGCAACAGTAAAAACTGTTACTCCCTAGTGCACCCTCTGCAACAGAGGGAACAACAGATACAACAAAATATACACAAGATCAACTTGAAGCTATGACAGTTGACCAATTAACTACTATTGCAAAAAATAAAGGCATGACAGGCTATTCTAGTTTGAATAAAGCTGATTTGATAAGTGCAATATTAGCTAAAGAGGGTGTATAGTATGAATTTATCAGAAGTAAAAGAGTGGCTAAAGGTAGATTATGAGGATGAAGACAATACTTTATCCTCTTTACTTTCTGCAAGTGAAATGATAATTAAGCAGGCCACTGGAGTTGAGCTTTCAGATGTACAAGGTGATGAAAAGGCATTAGCGTTGTATGATCTGATACAAAAAATTATAGTAACTAATTTTAATGAAAATAGGGGGGAAGGAATTAAAGATAATATTGGACTAACAAGCTTATATATGCAGTTAGAAGCATATAAATTGTCAAATTCAACTACAGATAGCGTTGATACAGGGTAAACTATTAAAATAAAACTAACTTTTAAAAGAAATGAGAGGTAAATTTGAGTGATAATAAATTAGACCCGGGGAAGTTAGACAAAAGGATTGAAGTTTGGCAGATGCGTAAAGAAGAAAATGAAATTTGTGAGGAAGATTATGGCCCGCAATATTTAAAAAAAATTTGGTCAAGTATAATCCCCCAAACTGGGAAATTGCAAAAACAAACTAATCCTGATACAGTAACTGCAGATACAACTCACAAAATAATTGTGAGATATGGATCAGGGAAGAACATAACGGATGATATGTGGCTTATGTATTTTGAAAATAAAGCTGATAGTGATATATATGCTAAAGATCAAAATGCTAAAGTTGGCCATAGATTTGATATAAATTATATCTTAGATCCATACTTTGCTCATAAGACGCTTGAAATATTTTGTACTGAAAAAATAGAGTAGGTGGTGATATTTTGGAAGATGGATTTGAAGGCTTAAGTGGCTTGGATGATTTAACAAAGGATTTTCTTAGTTTAGCACAAGAAGAGCTTCCTAAAGAATCTAAAAAGTTTATAAAAAAGAATGCAAATCAATTAAAGACGGCAACTAAAAATAAATCAAAAGAATTAGGTATACTTGAGGAAACTGGTAATTACTATAAATCATTTAAAAGTGGAAAAGTCTATAAATATGATGGTTCTTTAGCCTGCAGAGCAATGAACAACAGCCCTCATGCTCATTTACTGGAAAATGGTCATATGCAAACTGACAAAGCAGGGAATACTGTAGGAAAAGGATTTGTCCCAGGATTCCACGCCTTTGAAAAAGAATACAGTGAATTTTTAAATAAATACTATGATAATTGCGAACAATTCATTGATGATATGTTGAAAAACAAAGGATTATAAAAAATGGTTACTATAAAAGACATAGTAAAGGCTATAAATTTAAAAATAAAAGATAAATTCCCTGATATACCAATACAAAGTACAGATATAAAAGAAGGCTTTAAAAGACCTTCTTTTTATGTAAATAAAGATGATAATAAATCCAACAGATATAACCAAGATATTAAAGAAAGTAAAACATCCATAAGGATTTACTATTTTCCTACAAGTGCATATAAGAACAGGATTGAACTTTTAAATATGGAAAATGATTTAACTGATTTATTCCTTGATGGTGTGCTAGTTAGTACGGATGATGGTGAATATCTGATGGAAATTTTAGAAGATGATATAGATTCTGTGGTTACAGATGGAGTATTACAAGTGCATTTTTACTTATATTTACTTCAGGACTTTTCAGAGGAAGATGCTGAAGTTATGGAAGAATTGGAAATGGATGAATTAGAAAATAATTAAGAGAAAGGATGTTTTAAATGTCTTTGAATTTACCAAACATAGATGTTATTTTCTCAAAATTGGCTTCTACGTTAGAAGGTAGAAGCCAAAAAGAAAATGTAATCCTAATTATAAAGGATGATACTGACAAAACTTTTAGCACAAAAGTATATACAGATGCTACAGTTGCGGCAAAGGACTCAGCCTTATATACTCCAGCAAATTTAATGTATATAACAGATGCTTTTATTGGAGAACCAGCAAAAGTAACAGTAATTAGGATTGATGCAACAGGTGGCAAAATTGCAGATGCATTAACTATAGCTGGAACTTTAGAAAGGGGATGGATAGGTACTCCAAGTGAAGTACAGGCAGACCAGGATGCAATTACTTCTTTCATAAAAGACCAAGTTGCAAAGAAGAGATATTATTTTGGAATTGTATTTAATTCAACTGTACCACCAAATTTTAAGTTTGTTACGAACATAGATAATCCCAAAGTAACTTTTAAAGGAAGCAGAGGAGAACAAACTTCAAATGAAGCTATTCCAACACTTTTAGGATATTTTGCAGGTAATGCAATAACTAGAAGTGCCACAAATTTAGTAATAGAAAATTTAGTGAGTGTACAGGAAAATACAGACGTTAATGCGGATATAAATAATGGAAAAATGCCTCTTATAAATGACAATGATGACGGTGAAAATAAAGTAAGAATAGGACTAGCAATTAATTCTTTAACAGATGATGATGCTATAGAAGATGAAAAATTTATAGAGATAGTGGAAGCTGAAGCGTTAATTGCAACAGATGTAAGAAATACTTTTAAAAATGATTGGCAGGGAAAAGTCAAAAACACTCCAGATCATCAAGTATTATTTGTTAGTGCAGTAAACGGCTTTTATAAGGAACTTACTAAAGAAGAAAATGGTGGTATATTGGATGAAAATTTTGACAATGCATCATATATAGATACAGATGTACAAAAAAAAGCACTAGTTGCTGCTGGTGTTAGCGGTGCAAGTTCTTTTACAGATGCTCAGGTAAAACAAACTGTTATTGGCAGAAAAGTATTTTTAAAGTCAAATATAAAGATACTGTTTGCTATGACAGATTTGACATTAAACAACATGTTAAATTAGGGAGGAGATGGTCAATATGGCTAACAAAGGTACTGACTATTTAGTTGGAACCAATATGACTGTTTATATGAATAATGTAAAAATTACAGAAATAGCTTCTTGTGAATTGAAAGTTACAGGTAAATTTGATGATGTAAATCAAGCAGGAGAATTTGGGACAACCTACGTTTATTTAGGATATGAGTGCAGCGGGACACTTAAACTAAATAAAATGAGAAGTGTTGGTGCAAGTATTGTTGGGGAAGCTTATTTGACAGGAGAGATGCCTCAATTAAAAGTAAGTGGAGCTGTGACTAATAAAGTTACAAAACAAACAGGTCGAATGGAATTCTATGATGTAGTTGTGACAGAATTTGGCCTAAATTCTGAAGTTAAAAAACTTATAACTGAAGAAATACCTATTAAAGCTGGTAGTTTTAAAGTTCTAGATAAAATTAATCCAATAACTGTTTAGGGGGAGATATTATGGCAGGTAAAAAAACATTAAAGAAATTAACTTTGAAAGATCTTTTAAATAAGGAACTTATAAAAAAAGCAACAACAGCAAAATTCAAAGATATAGAAATTAAAAGTTTAGGTGGAACTGTAACTTTTAAAAGGCCAAGCCAAGATCAAATTACAGAGGTTATAGATGTGATGGATATTAATACTAATGGTGACCAGAGTGTAAAGATGGGTAAAATCATTCCGGCAATGAGACAATTAATTTATGATTGCTGCCCTATAATGCATGAAAATGATATTCTTGAAGCATATGGATGTACTGATGATCCTGAAGCAATTGTTGAAACATGGATTCCTGATATGAATGAGGTAGATGACATAGCAAACCAATTAATAGGAAAACAAAATTTAAAGTCAAGTGAGGTGGAAGGTAAAGTAAAAAACGAATAAAAAAGGACAAGTGGTGGCATACACTTGCCTTTTATGCTGTTAGAGATCCACAAAGTATTAATTATCTATTAAATTGTAGCTATTTTGAAAGGGTATTTTATATGTGTGCAGTAGATAACTACTGGAAAAGTAAAGCTAACTTCGTAAGTGCAATGTTTAGCACAAGAGAAGATGAAGATAATTAGTTTTATTTATTTTTTTTGAAAAAAGTTTTGATGAAGACATACTTTTGTATGTCTAATTAAAACTTTTTTTCTTTATTAAAAATAAAAGGCAGGTGAGCACATGGCAAGTAGGGTAATAGCTACAATTTTAAGTTTAAAAGATAATTTTTCAAAAACCATACAAGGAACAACAGAAAATACAAAGGCTTTCCAGCGTCAGATACAACATACTCAAAATGATATTGCAAAGTTTAGAAATAATATTGGAGAAAGTTTTGGAACTATAAAGACTAAAGTTGCTGGAGCTTTGGCAGGATTAGGATTTGCTGAGGTTGCAAAGAAATCTGTTGAATTTGCTTCTAACTTAGTTGAAGTTCAAAATGTAGTAGATCAAACTTTTGGAAAAGGTGCATCACAAATAGATGCATGGTCTAAGACAGCTTTAAACGCGTATGGATTAAATCAACTCCAAGCTAAACAATTTACTGGATACTTAGGGGCAATGATGAAATCTAGTGGTATAGCTGGAGATTCACTTACAAAAATGAGTGAAGACTTAGTAGGGCTATCAGGAGACATGGCCAGTTTTGATAATTTAGATCCAGAGATAGCTTTTGAAAAAATTAGATCAGGTATAAGTGGAGAGACTGAACCACTTAAAGAAATTGGCATAAACATGGATGTTGCAAATTTAAAGGCCTATGCATTATCACAAGGTATAACAAAAAGCTACGAAAGCATGAGTCAGGCTAAACAGGTAACATTAAGATATAACTATTTAATGTCTGTTACAGCCGATAAGCATGGTGATTTTGCTAAGACTCAGCAAACATTTGCTAATCAAATGAGAATTGCAAAAGCTAACGTTGAACAAATGGGAGCAAGTATTGCAACTAACTTTTTGCCTTTTTTAAATAAAATGTTACTAACATTTAATAATGGTGGATTGAAGTCAATTGGGACTATATTTAGTGGTATAGGTAATACAATAGTCAGTATTGCTAATAATGCTAAAGTTCCACTTCAAAGCCTTATGAATAGTTTTGGCAATTTAGGGCAAGCAAGTGGAATAAAAAATTTATTTTCTGGCATAGATAGCAAACCTCTTGAAACATTAAAATGGACTATAAATAGTGTCATATATGGGTTAAGAGATTTAGTAAACTTTGTTTCACAACATGCTGCAGCCACAAAAACTATTTTAGCTGGATTAGGTGGAGCTTTAATTGCTACTAAATTTGTACAAGAAGGTGTAAAGATTCAAGGAACTATAAAGGATATAAAAAAAGGAGTTGAAGGACTACAAGGTTTAAGTAAAGCAGGAAAACTACTTTCGTCAATATTTAGTGTACCTGTCAATGCAGTACCTTTTATAATAGCGATAACTGTAATTGCATCAATAGCCTATATAGTAATAAAAAATTGGACTCCTTTAAAAAATTTCTTCACAGGAATTTGGAGCAGTATTACACAAGGAGCTAGCAACTTTTCTAATGGTGTAAAAAACGTAATTTCAGATGTTGGCAATACAATAAAGAGTATATTTTCAGGTATTGGAAGTTTTTTTAGTGGCTTATGGAGTGGAATAACAAATACTGCTGTAAGTGTATGGAATGGAATAAAAACAACTGCAAGTACAATTTGGAATGGAATTAAATCAGTATTTTCAACTGTGGTTACTTCTATAGTTACATTCGTCAATACTAAGTTTTCATCTCAAATTCAAGCTATTACAATTATTTTTAATTCTATAAGAAACATATTCTCAAGTATATGGAATGGCATTAAAACTATAGTTCTTGGTGTTGTTTTAGTTATCATGGATATAATTAGTGGTAAGTTTGGAAGCGTAAGGACTGATATTTCTAAAATATTGAAAAGCCTAGGCAATGACATTCGCAATATAGGAAACAATATTAGATTAATTATAATCACTGTAATAAATGCTATACGAACAACAGCAATACAGTTATTTACTGGGATGGTAAATGGCATAAAATCAATCTGGAATGGTATTAGAAATTTTTTCTCCAGTTTATGGCTTAACCTAAAATTAGGAGCTATAAATGGATGGAATGCTTTTAGAAATGGGATATCAGGCATAGTATCAGGTGTGGTAAGCTGGATAATAAATACATGGAATTCAATTATTAATTGGTTTGCTACATTACCATCTAGGTTATATCAATCTGGTGTTTCTATGTTTACAAGTTTGAAAAATGGTATATCTAATACAATTGTAAATATAGGTTCTTGGATATCTCAAAAATTTCAAGGTTTTGTTTCTTTCTTTACAAGTTTACCATCCAAGGCATCAACTTGGGCACATGACATGATACAAGGATTTTTACAAGGTATTAATGATAAAATAGATGCAGTAAAAAAAGGAGCTTCAAACATAGCAGATAAAATAAGAAGCATATTGCATTTTAGTACACCAGATGAAGGCCCTTTAAAGCCATACGCTCAATGGATGCCTGATTTTATTAATGGAATGAATGAAGGTGTCATTAATACCACTCCAAACATTGTAAAAGGTGTAACAGATATGGCAACTAATATTACAACACCTATAAATAATTTTGTTGCACTAAATAATACCTTGGGGATTAATGCTATACAGCAATTAAGTGCAGGTATATCTAGTCAAACAAGTAACGTAGTTGCTACAGCACAAAGTTTAGCTTCCAGTGTACTGCAAGGTGTTAAAGATATTTTTGGCATACGTTCTCCAAGTAGGAAAATGTTTCAAGTAGGTATACATTTTATGCAAGGATTTATTAACTCACTTAAAAGTAGCGGCATAGGAGATGTAATAAAGAAAATATTTGGGGATATTGCATCTTTGGCAAATGGAACTCTAGGCGGAGCCTTAGGCAATATAATTGAAAATTTTATCGATACTGGCAATCTTTCTGGGTTAGGCAAAATGCTCCAAGGGATAATGCAAAATGGATTAGGTTTTCTTAGTGGTGGAGGAAATGTAGCAGAATGGATAAGTGCTGCAATTGCTCTAACTGGTGTATCCTCAGATTGGGCGGAGCCATTGGCTGAGATTATCCAGCATGAATCTGGCGGAGATCCGAATTCTATAAATCTTTGGGACTCAAACGCAGCGGCAGGCCATCCTTCAAAAGGGCTCATGCAACTTATTGATGAAAATATGTCTGATTATCACCTGCCAGGATTGACTGATATTTATAATCCTATTGCAAACATTGCTGCAGGTATAAAACTAATTCAACATGATTATGGATCTGTATACAATGTACCTGGTGTAAGGGCATTGGCTGAGGGTAGACCATATGTTGGGTATGCAAATGGAACACAAAGCTCAAAAGAAGGAAAAGCAGAGGTTGGAGAATATGAAGCTGAAATAGTTACAGGCCGTAAGGTAGTTGATCTACGAGGTGGAAGTAAAGTATATAAAGGGAGTGATACTAAAAAAATATTAGGAAGCAGGGGAGATATAAAAGTATATGTAATAGTAAAAGGTAATGTAATAGGTAATGAGGAATTCATGGAACAATGTGGAGAATATGTTGGAAATAAAGTATTAGCAGTAATTGATAATCAATAAGGTGGCTTTTATTAATAGCCTCCTTTTTATTTTACAAAAAAGAAGGTGATATATTGTTTGAAATTTATTTTAGTACTTTGGATAGAAGTGAGGTATACAAGTTACCAGTACTTCCAGAAAACATGCCAGAATTAGCTAAAACAGCAAAGAACGAAGAGTTTGAGAGCTATGATAATGGATTTTATAATATCTTAGGCAATGTTAGTTTGATAACTTTCCCTCTTGAGGGATTTCTTCCTGAATATCCTGGTAAATATCCATGGGCTCAAAGTCAGATTAATCCATACCTTTTGATTAATTTATGGAGTCAAGCTATGATTTCAAAAAAGCCTATAAGGTGCATTATGAATAGAGGTATTAATAAAAACAATATAAGTCCTGAAATTTTAAACTGGATGGTTTCTGTTGAAAGCTTGAGTCAACATCCACGAAGGAATAAAGACATTCTATATAAAGTGGAATTTAAAGAGTATAGATGCCCAATAAAAATAGATATAACTCCTGCAAAAAATGCTTTAAATTCTGCTATAAGTTCTGCCATAAATGGTATAAGGGGAATATTAAAATAATGTGGTATTTATATACAAATTATATTATTGGGTATAACGGTAATGGAAATTTTGTGGATATATTATCATATATAAATAATATTCAGTGGACAAACGATCAGGATACTATATCTGTGCAACTTACTTTTGATTCTATACTGGATTTAGCTGAAGGAAGAAGCCATATAGTCTTAAAAAAAGATACCAAAGTAGTATTTCAAGGATATATAACTAAGAAGATTAATAAGGACAAAACAGGTGCTTATACAGCTATGGATTATGCCTATTTATTAAACCGAAATGATGTTGAGCCTATACAATTTAATTGTGATGCCAAAACTGCTATATATCAACTTTTGACCAAATATAATATTGGTGGTGCTTGCATACCTTTGGCAACAAAAATATCAAAATTATATAAAGGAAAAACCGTAAATGAAATAATAGAGGATATTTTAAAACAGTGTTCAGGAGAAACAGGTGACGATATAATAAAAGAAATGCGAGGAAATGTCCTATGGATTGATAAATTAAGCAATTTAAAAATAGATTGTAAATATAAAATATCTAATGACTTTGAAATAAGTAGAAGCCTTGAAAGTATGGTTAATAAGGTAATAGTAACAAGCAATGAGGAAAGTGACGGATCTATTATGGCAACAGCAAAAGATGATAGCAATATAAATATTTTTGGTTTATATACTAAGAGTTTAAGTATTGAAAAGGCCAATAGTGCACAGTCACAAAATTTAGCAGATCAATATTTAAATAATTATGATGCAACAAACAGAGAAGTAACATTAAATTTAACTGATATAGAAGGTTGCGAAGATATTAGGGCTAAACGAAGTATACCTGTAGATATATCTAAATATGGTGTAAATGGTTATTTTAAAGTGAAGTCAGCTCAACATAATTTAAGTAATAATACCCATAAAATACAGGTTACAATTGATTTTTCTAATGCAAGTTTTGAAGAACCTGCATTACTTCAACAGTTAAGTCAATCAGGTTCATCATCCTCTAGTAGTAATAGTACAAGTAGTGACAGCAGTAAACAAGATCAGATAATAAGCTATGCAAAACAATTTTTAGGTGTGCCTTATGTTTGGGGCGGGAAAACTCCAAGTGGTTTTGATTGTAGTGGCTTTGTAAGCTATGTATTTGCACATTTTGGGATAAGCCTTACTCCTTATACTTATACAATGTTTGGAGAAGGAACACAAGTCAGCTTGGATAATATACAACCATGTGATCTTGTGTTCTTTTTTAATAAAGGACATGTTGCAATATACATTGGAAACAATCAATTTATTGAGGCACCACACACAGGTGCAAATGTTAGAATAACAACATTAAGTGATTACTATAGAGGTGAATGTAGTGGTGTAGTTCGTGTAACTTGATCCAGGAGGTTTTGTATGGGAGCTAGATGGGATGTAAAATTAGCAAATGAGTTTAAAAAAAGAAATAATGAAATCTACACAGGTGTTGTAGTAGGTACTGTAACAAGTATTAATCCACTTACTATTTCCATACTTAATGGAGCTGGTCTATTTAGTGGAGATAATTTATATATATGCAAAAATGCGACAGAATACAAGATGAATGTAACTGTTAGTGTAACAACGGATAGAGGTAATTATACAGGAACCGGAACTGCTACTCACGAAGGGCTAAAAGAAAAGGATAGAGTAGCAGTTATAGCTACAGAAGATGGAGGAAAATTATTTGTTATAGATAAGTTATAATAATCAGACTAGGAGGTTTTTTAATGGCTGAAGATATGTTTCCGTTTTTACCTGGTCTACAACAACAAATAGATAATATAGTAAATAAAACACCTACTGAAGTAAAAAAACTTGGCAGGTGTTTTAAAGTTGACTTAAAAACTAATCAATTTGTCGTACAAGATGGGAAGCTAGTAGAACTTACTGAGCTTGAAGCTGTTGAACAGTGGATAGCTCTAATTGTAAAAGCTTATAAAGATAAATATCGTGTCTACAAAGGCACTGAATTTTATTGTAATATAGAAGATTTAAAAGGACAAAAATTAAATATTTTTATTATTGCAGAACTGCAAAGGGAAATAGGTGAATCTCTTGTTAAACATAGATATATATCTAAAGTTGATGACTTCGTTATTACTCAAGTTAAGGACAAGATAGATATTAAATGTAAGGTAACTTTAAAAGATGCTACTATACTTGATGCAGAAAGTGAGGTGTAATAGTTGTTTGAGAATAAAACAGAAGATAATATTCAAAAAGATTTGTTAAATAATATTTCAGATGATTATGAAAAAAGTGCAGGATACCCTATTTATGACTTAACAAAAGCTTACTCAATAGAAGAAGCTGAGTCTTATAAGAACTTAAAAAAAGTTTTAGACAAATTAGATGTAAATAATTTAAGTGACAGCGAACTTGAGAAATTTATATATCAGCGTACAGG
The genomic region above belongs to Clostridium sp. AWRP and contains:
- a CDS encoding phage portal protein — encoded protein: MGILSTIKNFFIRAQSSIVLDPFSNFKFWNTNIANNETIFAVVTRLSNSMASLPLKLYQNYNVVNAYENDIAELIESPNSFMTQFKFIRKMETLKNMTGNAYALIEYDMFMTPIALHILNPDLVEPVIEKDTNELWYRVIDSDGSIYIHNSNIIHIHHITGVVGEKGINPLDILKNTVDYDREIKEFSLNQLQNGLKANVVIKLASKLNKDAMDDYTEMLKRFQKNGILFLDNGKDFKELSGFNFIDPKVFDVEKITVERVARVYNMPLSKLNSEKSSYNSSEQADLEYIKDTMLPNTRMWEQETNRKLLTHQQRKNGFSLKFNLNGLARADMNTRGNFYFKGIRSAWFTPNEVRSLEDMPPKPGGDKLYVSKDLISLDLLNAPQVDVDGGENNVQNTGV
- a CDS encoding head maturation protease, ClpP-related, with product MSKILEFKSKDKFGKEKVNGKMEIKNQTDTAADLYFYGDIVSTTYDPDDWWSSGSPEDKAPQDVADFLNEIDGMTDVNIHVNSGGGDVFAGVAIYNILKNNSANKTTYVEGLAASAASIIALAGDKIVIPSSAQLMIHNPWTHAGGNANDLRNVADMLDQISKSLVNIYMENAKDGIKADDIKQMMDDEKWFTGDEAAEVFNIEVDTTEPVAASIKSEFFSKYKNTPKNLLNITPKNNTKHPVVKDAEIESLIERVNNTLKYSNLEEE
- a CDS encoding phage major capsid protein, which translates into the protein MNRYQLEQTLDGVGQDLKASNEKLVKMYADSKTTIDARNEQKNNVKDLEERFNGLKAQIDDLDKQAKEKLKTKNNLDGDDDPKAKIIKAKASLVRAVMAHKPVSDDVKNALGGVRASLGDGTSLGDGGKLLPTTMTTELLTEPMAKNPLRGISTFTNITNLEVPKIIFTLSDDDFVQDGATAKELEASADTIVFARNKFKVFCDISETILNGTATNLVETVNNALESGLAKKEKKVAFEAAAPTDMSFYKKDAGSKYLIKEVQKDTLFKAVKAALADLEDDYSDNAKIVMRKSDYFDMIDTLANNNSTLYTAQPEQILGAPVIFCDLATIPVVGDFGYSHFNYDLNMLYDQDKNVKTGMESFVLTAWIDHKIKMYSAFRLATVKTVTP
- a CDS encoding Rho termination factor N-terminal domain-containing protein; its protein translation is MTVDQLTTIAKNKGMTGYSSLNKADLISAILAKEGV
- a CDS encoding head-tail connector protein gives rise to the protein MNLSEVKEWLKVDYEDEDNTLSSLLSASEMIIKQATGVELSDVQGDEKALALYDLIQKIIVTNFNENRGEGIKDNIGLTSLYMQLEAYKLSNSTTDSVDTG
- a CDS encoding head-tail adaptor protein; the encoded protein is MSDNKLDPGKLDKRIEVWQMRKEENEICEEDYGPQYLKKIWSSIIPQTGKLQKQTNPDTVTADTTHKIIVRYGSGKNITDDMWLMYFENKADSDIYAKDQNAKVGHRFDINYILDPYFAHKTLEIFCTEKIE
- a CDS encoding HK97 gp10 family phage protein — its product is MEDGFEGLSGLDDLTKDFLSLAQEELPKESKKFIKKNANQLKTATKNKSKELGILEETGNYYKSFKSGKVYKYDGSLACRAMNNSPHAHLLENGHMQTDKAGNTVGKGFVPGFHAFEKEYSEFLNKYYDNCEQFIDDMLKNKGL
- a CDS encoding DUF6838 family protein, producing MVTIKDIVKAINLKIKDKFPDIPIQSTDIKEGFKRPSFYVNKDDNKSNRYNQDIKESKTSIRIYYFPTSAYKNRIELLNMENDLTDLFLDGVLVSTDDGEYLMEILEDDIDSVVTDGVLQVHFYLYLLQDFSEEDAEVMEELEMDELENN